The genomic interval tgtttctgggttagggttagggacAGAAATCTGtggaatctgtgcagtattgaGAAAGAGAGCTGtaccaaacagctgctgcaatgtaatccaatgggctATTTTCTACGTCTGCAGAGCACAGCTGTCTCgattggttggtttgtttgtgtgttgtgtctctAAGGGATGTTTTCAGCACCTTGTTGAATTCAGATGTACCTATTTTAATAACGAGGCCACTGAGTGTAAATTAGTATAATTTATGACACATTTTGCTTGATGAACTCTCTGTCCAGCACGTTATTACACCCAGTGAGGAATATACGGGTGTGTTCgatgctgttttatttgtttgtgcatCACTTGTTtcatttgcattgatttgaaCATTTATGCCTgtgtacagattttttttgttggttttatgTGTTAACAGAGAAGCAGTATGACATGACATCTCTCAGTGGAAcgaaataaaaaatgttgaataaatgGGAACTGGGAACTGTTATAATTCCCCTTCTTTCTCCTGCTGTAAAGGTAATGTCAGGTGTCGCAGCAGTAGCAGCTCAGGGAGCAAAGTTTTGGAGGCATGTGGATGGAAACATTCATCAACGTCACTCATGGGTTTAttaatacattcattcattttctgtctttgcctttATCACTATCTTTCATTTCAGACCCTGCTGCTCCCTCCTGCCCAGCAGCCCCTCCCCTTCCCACCTCTCAGCTCCCTAACTCCTCCCCacccacctgctcacctgtcccTCATCACCTCCTAGTTTATAATCCAGCCCATTTCCTGTTCTTCCCTGCCAGATTGTCCGTTCTTTCCACTCATCCTTGCCTGCTTTTATCTGCTGAGCCTGAATCAACATTACTGATCAAGAagtcactgtcagtcagtgctgatcagagagaaataaatgttaaaaatggaCAGtttcagagaggagggaggctgTTCTGCTCCTTTTAACttagaaaaaacagaacaaaaataacTGATGAAATGACCTCATTACTAATCACAGGATGTTCATAATGTGCCTCTCCACAAGATGCACTATTTTAGAAACTCTGACAGCTGAGAGTTTGACAAcgagagacagcagagaagctTGATGGCTGAATTAAAGTGTCTTTATTTACACATGTACAGGATCATCACAAAACTGAACTTTTCTTAGAGCAGTTCATTAATAAATGAACTGTTATGAGCCATTGTTCATTTATGACCAGGTCTGCTGTTTGTCAGGGCCTAAGCCTGATTGATTGTCCAGGGTGTTCAGTGCCTCTCGACCAACGTCTTGTATGATTATATAACAAAAAATACCATCTAACAGAAAGCCTGTTTAACCACAGACTTAACATTTAGTAGCCATAATATGTAGAATTCTTCTtcataaacactgaaacaccacaGTGGTTTGGAAGTGTTTTGTGGCTTTGGTTTGGTTGGTTAGTAGGGACTTACGCTTTGAAACCCAATAACCCATTTCCCGGAAAGGGAATGTATTTCAAGAGATTTTGTTatctattaaaaaaatgtaataaatgctcattctttgctttatttttattcatatatatatacagttcAGTTGCAGACTGCCAGTACTCTGGCTTCTGAAACTGATTGTTCTCCAAGGCTAAGTCCAAGTACTCCTGCACGTTTGCGTCCCCACATGGAGCTCTTGTCAGGCGAGCCTTGGGAAAGACATCCAGTTCAGCCTCTTCAATTTTAAATCCACAGTCTCTGGAGCCAAACCTATGTTAAACAGAAGacataattacatttatttaaatttaagataaaaggaaaacaagtaCAAACATCAATCTATCACCAAAGTATTACCTGTGTGGTAAGTAGTCGAGCTCACTGGGCACTCCTCCTGGACATGATGCTGTTCTGGAGGGGCGAATCCTGTCATTGTTCCACAATCTAACACACTCATCCAAGTCCTTCTGAATAACATCACCAAAGCAATATCTCAGTAGACACTGATGTTCATGACTCCCGTTGAAGTATCCGGCATCTCTAAGGTCTGCAAATAGCTCCATCCAGAACTGACTCCTATAGCAATCTATAAAATAATAAGTTATAATTTTAAGCAtatgtttgaatgaatgaatgaatgaatgaatgaaggcCTCTTACCTTCCCTTTCTGAATATGGACCACCAGGACTCAATCCTCTGGTTGTTTGTGGATGAGCCATACATGTGGCTGGACGCTCCAGAGTAGTGGTCATTGTGGTGGTGCCGTAGGGTGCACTGAATTGCGGTCATGGTCCTGTTCTCCGTGCCACAATCAGTCCTCAGTCTCATGGGAATGACACCGAGGTTTCGCACACATGACAGAAAATAGTGAGCGATCACACCTGGGTCATTATTTGTTGGTCCACATGCAAGCCACAGCACTTTACGTGAAAATCAGCCGGAAAGAGCCAAACCAAATGGCTTAAGTTAAGGGTCCTCTGATAAACCTTCTGCGTGCTCTCCGCTCGCACCCTCGAGGATTGACTCCCGGAGCAAATTCATCACGCGATCCCTCTTCACTCGCAGATTGTACATTTATTTGAGTACCTGCCACATCGTGCGGGAGCCAAACAGCTGTCCAGGTCCACGAAGTTCCAGTCGGATGGCCCTAATTATGGCGTTTGTAGAGGAGTAATCCTTTCTGCCATATAACCCGGCTCCATTCAGTTTGCTTTTCAGAGACCTCGAGCTGATGTGACCACCGTGTAAACATGACATCATGTCCACGATTACAGCGTACGAGTGTCTCATTAAAACATTCTATGCAGTGCTGCAGCATATCTGGTCCGTCGACCTCGTCCATGCCCCTTAAACACTCTAAAGACCGACCAACCGAAAAACAAAACCGCGTTAAGCGCCTCATATGTTGTCCACAAAACGGGCAAAACATCGTTCGATTGCTGTCCATCTTGGGTCACCATGAACCCCATCAAGGACAACAACTCGTAGTTGCACTTTCGGTTCAACCTCGGAGTTGGTACATTCCCTTTCCGGTTGATGTTACCTGTAAATTTGTCTCGGCGTTTGTAAAGGTGTTTCGCATcttgttaatttgttttctgaaatgtaaatttgtttCGCGACTTGTAAATGTGTTATGGTaatgttattgtgttttatgatatgtaaaattgttttctaaaatgtaaatttgtctCAAGCTTTGTAAAAGTGTTTCACATTGTGTAATGTTGGTTTGCACCTTCCGGCCACCTGGCGCTGCTCAAACCTGGAAATTCAGGGAAATCAAAAGGCGAAACAGTGATAACGCGCTGATAGGCTCCTCCTACAAAAACTCAAGATAGCAAGGAAGGAGAAAGTGGAGTGAGGAAGTGACATTTTActaatcaacaaaaaaaaagctgtttgatTTCTCTTGAACACACAGCAGTTCAGAGACTCTGACAGTTCAGAGCTGAGAAGGAACCGAGAAAAAACTCTGCTCGATGGTTGAAATCAGGTGGattaagatgtttttatttgtgattctgctgcttcagtttacAGGTAAGGATACATATAACATCCACAAATACCAGAGACATTACAAACAGAACTTTATTGATATCACTGATGTTAGATTATTACAAACACTAAGCGTCAAGTTTGTTGTTTGGAAACAAAGTTCTGCTGAATCTAAGATTATCCTCACTCTAACTATCAACATTAAATACCTGGTGTcatatttgtcatatttatatttcagctcatttatttgtttgtttctcatctttttcacagcagtgacTGGACAGTTCTCCTCCATCGCTGTCAGAGTTGGAGCTGATGTCACTTTGtcctgtgaaaatgtgagagatgaTCAGGATCAATGTAACAGAACTACGTGGCTCTTCACTAGCACAAGCAACACAATAGAGTTGATTCATCATGGGAAGATCAGTGAAAGTACCAAAtctaaatcagacagactgagtctcacagagaactgttctctggttataaagaagGTCACAGTTGAGGATGCTGGTCTGTacagctgcagacagtttgacagatcaGGACGACTAGAAGATGCTCTGgttcatctgtctgttgttaccagtgagtatttccatcataatgttttcagctcaaactgtcttgttagaacaaaatactgaaacattacaataattctgattacagtgatgaagttcattttactcttgttgtctttctctcacaatatctccatcttcaccagtgactgaacagaagaacagagatCAGGTGACACTGACCTGCTTTGTGTGGACACATGTattgtgtgcacacacagtgaagtggcTGTATGAGGGTAAAGATGTGGATAAAGTTAAAAAGATGGAGACATCACAGTCTGAATGTTCAGTTACTGTCACATTTCCCACCTCTCATCTCAAGCTGAAGTCAAAGTATCAGGACTTATTTCAGTGTCAAGTGACTGATCTTTACAGCAGGAAAGTGCAGCTGTTCACCTTCAGCCCTCAGTCCTCAGGTGAGAATATAATGAGCTGTTTATGTGAATCACAAGCTACAGATGTTTATTACATATATTTATGATATTATTGTTCTCCATTTTGTTCCTGCAGATGGTAATTCATGAGGGATTTTCTCAACATAAAGTTTGTTgggttttgttatttttcatttgtccaggtgatgacaaaacaatgcaaagcttaaaaaaaacaaccaaaaaacgAAGGCCGAACATAAGAGCGCCTCCTGTTAGAAACACTCCACCTGATCCTCCATCAACACCACAAAGTAGTGAGTCTAGGTTTTGTGTCTCTCATGaatttctgtctttcagtctCTCAGGTTTTGAATTTGAGCTGAAACCAAAATCTCTTTCCAGGTTGGTGTATATACGTTGGTGTGGCTGTGGCTTTATCAGTGCTGTTAACAACTGTTGTAGCTGTCGTCATattgaagagaagaaaaggtgAGAACATTCACAGATGAAACTTTTAACAGGATGAAAGGCTTTAAAAAGGTGGATTTTCTAACatgatctttttcttttgtccttttttagggaacaaaacacagatggatGAAAGTGTTGTGAGTTTTGAAGCTGAATCATAAAATGTTTGTACAGTTATGACTTTACAGAAGGTAGTTCTTCATCACAGCTTAGTGTGGTTCTGTAGCTGAAAGAGAACAATAGTGTTCACTGTGATGTACGAGGTgcgatcaaaaagttcagagactgcTCCATAACAAGCAGAAACTGTACCTGACTTAGATTGGAAGTAGTCTCCTTGTGCAATGATACACCTCTCCCTCCAGAGAGATcctcagacacaaaaacagggGTAACACAGGTCCAGATGGtgaaacaacagtaacagtctcagaactttttgattaCACGTCATACTTACAAAACTACACCTGCTAGCTGGCCTAGTGCAGTGATGACGTGACTCCAGGATGCTACTAGTTTGGTATTTGCCAAGAAATAGTTACAACACATAACTAACCCTGTGTTTGTTCAGGGGCAGAGATTAAACCCTACAGAGACTCAGCCTGGTCCAGAAACCAGTCAGGACACGGTGAGATCACACACCACACCAAGCACTAAGTTACGCTCACTGTTTGTCTTCtaaaatactgtatactgtaagtGTATGAGACACAGGGAGACTCCTGAGTTTAATTTGCTTCTGCAAGAGTCAAGAAAAGGGAAGGAAGACGATGCAGCTGGACTTCACAAATAGAACAGAAGAGTGTGAAGAAGGAAGTCGTTAGTGTGTGATGTGGGATGACCATTAAAGGCATTAGGAGTGAGTCAGTATACTGTAAGTCCACATGTTACTGAGTCATTATGTCGTCTTCACTGTGTAGGCCGATCCTGAAGAGGGTGTTTCCTACGCCTCCGTCAGCTACATCAGGAAGCCAAACAGTAAAACCCAGGTAAGCTGTCTGCTTGACTGGTGGTGTTactgaatgaagaaaaacaagaaactaGAAAATACATGGACACAGTTACGTAATGAAagctcatttatttttcagctataatctatattttataataacaatggaCCACATGATGATGTGACAGTGTGAGGAGGGATGTCTGAGTTTAATCAGCTGATAAACCTGCAGTGAACAGTTCAGGTGTTAGATCTGGATTCTCTGAACTCTCCTCAGGTTGTGTTGTGTCACATGTTGATGTGTGATGCTGTTTCCCTCGTTCGACTCAGGTTCAAGTTAaagttgatgatgatgaaggtgatgcAGTGACAGCACTGTGAaagtctcctcttcctctgctggaGCCTCCACTGATCCCAGCAACATCTACGCCACCATCAACAAACCAGACAAATGAGAGATCATCTTCACCTGTTGGCGAAATCCAAAATGGACAGATCTCTAAAACCAACCAGGAAAATCCAAAGATGTCTCCAAAATGTACTAAATGATGACGACTGAAGGTAAATGATTCTTGATATGGTGTCTCTCTGGTGCACTGTGCATGACTgcagaggggaggggtgagggcTGAGCTGCAGACTAACTTTCAGGATGGGTTGTTGTAAATAGCTTTTTGTCCAGAAGGGGGCGTAGCAGGTTAAATAGTATGTAAATCACTCAGCATTCACATCTTCTCACTGTGCTCGACAATACACTGAGTGGCCAGTTTATTAGGTGACCTAACTCATTAATGCAAATGTCttatcagccaatcatgtggcagaaACTCAGTGACGTTGACCCTGACACAGCTGCCTCGAttggttagttagtttgtgCTCTGGAGCTCTCTCAGGAATGTTTTCAGCACCTTAGTGAATCCATTGCACAAATAATTCAGACGTATCTGTTTTAATAAAGAGGCCATTTAGTGTAAATAAGCATTTATGACACATTTTGCTTGATGAACTCTCTGTCGCTCTGTGACGAATATGTTCAATTTTCACtcatatttgtttgtgtatcaCTTGTTATTGTTTGATTTGCATTAATTTGAACATTTATGTCTTTGTACcgattttttcattgttgttgttcctgTGTGTTAACAGAGAAATCATTTGACATGACATTCCTCATTGGGACATAGATAATGTCATCGCAGAGAGTCTCATCACACAGTTGAGTGAATGGAAACTGTAGGAATCCAGAACAATTATAATTGACCTTCTTTCTCCTGCTGTAATGGTTAATGTCAGTGACCAAAGGACTCAGTCAGAGCAGCACATCATCAGTGGCTCATGTcctttatttacacattaaaccACCGCTTGCTCATCTGCAGCTGTAATCATTAGAAAATCTTAGTCATACTTTACTTTAAGGCTAAAAAAAGTCATTGAAAGGAAATGATATTTAACTGTAAGCTCTTAGGAAGGCTGTCTGGTGCTCATTATAGAGAATAATGACTTACTTGCAGTGGGTGCTTTTTAATCAAATGCAGTCAATTCATTTCAATCAGtcacataaacaacaaaatgtttactTTCTAAAACATGGTTTATCCAGTAACAGGTATGTTGCTGAAAAATGATATTATTgcactgttctctctctctctcttttgtatCTATATATTTTTAGTTCTTTCAGACTTTATGATCCAGTGCAGACTGTCTGGAGTGAAATATATAACATGGCTCACAATCAGCTGATTAAAGTCCTGTTACATGTGCCAGATTGcaggttttatttctgttagtTCTGCTTTTTAGTCCAACTGAAGGTTAATGCTTTTTCTGATCAAGaggttttattcttttgtttttaatcaaataGGTTAAATTCAGTTCAGCACTTTCTGACCTAGTGATAAGCAGCACACTCACTGCACAGTCTGACGTGTCACATCCATATCATACAGTCTGACACAGACTGTGTCCTAAAGATTTTATCCTTGCATAGAGCAACATGCAATAAACTTACACAATAGTTGCAGTTGCACAGTCTCACAGcatcctcctcttcagcaccacggacagcaaCAAGAACCTGACAACAGATCCTGGTAcggtgttaatgtgtgtgtctgcaggatgAGCAAATCAATAGAACGGGAAGCATGTTTATTGATGGATCAGGTAATagtgaggatgaagagagaggagactaCAGTGAATGTAACCATCGCTCAGTCTCATCACTCAACTGCTATAAACTTCCAAAATGTCTCAGCCAAAGTCAAAAACATCcttgcttcacacacacacacacacacacacacacacacacacacacacacacacacacacacacacacaaaacacttccTTTCTCAGAAACAACGTCAAGAAATTACACAACGAGGAGAAAGTGACGCCCAAAAAGCTCTAAATTTAAGGAAGTGTCAGACACTGAGGTAGACCGGCAGCAGAATGTCTGTTTTCAGGTGGATTGAAGTTTCCTTGttcctgaagctgctgctccaTTTGACAGGTaagacaacatttaaaaatgattccAACAACATTTCATCCATGTGATTGTTCATGTTATTCATTGTGTATGAAGACAGTGAATCTAAACTCTGATCTAAATaagtatttcagttttctcatgTCGTTCTCTTGTTTCATTCACAGCGGTTATTGGACAGCACTCTTCCTCCTTTGTCGTCAGAGTTGGAGATGAAGCCACTTTGtcctgtgaaaatgtgagagatgaTCAGGATCAATGTGACAGAACTGACTGGATGTTCAGTGATACAGTGAACACAGTAGAGCTGGTTAGATTTGGGCAGATTAGTGAAAACATTAAAtctaaatcagacagactgagtgtcacagagaactgttctctggttataaagaagGTCACAGCTGAGGATGTTGGTCGTTACatctgcagacagtttgacagatcaGGACGACGACAAGGTTCAGATACTgatgtttatctgtctgttgttaccagtgagtatttccatcataatgttttcagctcaaactgtcttgttagaacaaaatactgaaacattacaataattctgattacagtgatgaagttcattttactcttgttgtctttctctcacaatatctccatcttcaccagtgactgaaTATGAAGATGAGGATAACGTCACCTTGTCCTGCTCTGTGTGGACACATGGaccctgcaaacacacagtgaagtggcTGTATGAGGGTAAAGATGTGGACAAAGACATGGAAACATCACAGTCTCCCTGCTTAGCTACTGTGGAATTCACGACTCTGCATCATTTAATCTATTATAAGTTCTTCAAGTGTGAAGTGACTGATGGTAACAACAGGCAACAGTTTACCTT from Lates calcarifer isolate ASB-BC8 linkage group LG7_1, TLL_Latcal_v3, whole genome shotgun sequence carries:
- the LOC108887483 gene encoding uncharacterized protein LOC108887483, translating into MSVFRWIEVSLFLKLLLHLTAVIGQHSSSFVVRVGDEATLSCENVRDDQDQCDRTDWMFSDTVNTVELVRFGQISENIKSKSDRLSVTENCSLVIKKVTAEDVGRYICRQFDRSGRRQGSDTDVYLSVVTMTEYEDEDNVTLSCSVWTHGPCKHTVKWLYEGKDVDKDMETSQSPCLATVEFTTLHHLIYYKFFKCEVTDGNNRQQFTFSSQSSVTADDEHEGFCHCALCQALLFICSGGDGTTTTTTAGSGCSALNSIMLLMRVAELLLITVITVLLIRARGNQRPPDDNTVLNSVRSRAVTPSGPAASQVHNAEGEGDGRVNYENFRGTCVSARLH